The genomic region AGGGCAGCAAGTCGCGAGGCAGCACAGTTATCGGGAATATTCTTCACTTCTTTAGCCGGAAGACCGTCTTGCAGTAGCCCTTCTCCTTGCTAAGTATGCTTACTCTTCCGCCTTCGCGCCTCTTTAAGATCTCGAGCTCAATGCCGTGTAGCTTGGCGAGCTCCGCGACGAGGTATGGGAATGGGCATAGGGTGCCCGGTATCTCGGCTAAGCCGACACCCTTTGGGCAGTAGCGGCACTTGTTCCCCAGCACTATGAGCGAGACCTTGTCCTCACCTTCCCGGACTACTTTTACCTCATCGCTTATTGATAGAGCCTCGTTGAGCGTCGTAACTATCTCGTCGAGCACTTGGACAGGGTCGTTACCGCTGGACTGCGGAAACTTGTACCCAAGGCCTTCTAGGTAGAGCTTGAGCCTAGGCGCGACATAGCGCGCGAACATGCTCATAGCGCCCTGGTTTAGGACGCCAGTATACGCCCCGGCAGCCAAGTATAGGGCAAAGAATGCGTGTTGTGGCGTAATCTTCCTCTCATTAATATTTCTAATCAACGCCTCCATAGTATCATTACTTGCACTATTCATTAATACATCCCTAACTATGATAACTGCACGAATTATGATTAATATATCTAGGGCCTCTCCCCTACAGCAAAAAACACTACAATTGGGGCTTTGAGGCGCCGGCGACGTGGTCCAAGGATTCAGGTTTTCAGGTTTAAGGACAAATACTTTAAACTCTATTACCTCTCCTGGTAACGTGGATAAAGTAGTAGAATATGGAGGTGAGCAGCTCTGTCATCCCCATTACGCTCGGTAATATCTGAGTTCACGCGAATACAAGGCGTAAACGGCGCGGCAGTGATAAGCAAGGACGGATTCGTAATAGATGCGGTTATCCCGGGAGGCGAGGAAATAGACCCAGACGCACTAGCCGCGATGATAATCACGGTCTATGGTGCATCTGAGCGAGTAGGCTCCGAGCTAAAGCTCGGAAACCTAGACATGGTTATGCTTGAATTCGCGAACAACTATGTACTCCTCGAGGACCTGGGCGATGCAGTATTCACAGTAATAGCTGACAAGAGGGCATACCTCGGAAGAATACGCTACGAGATGAAAAAGCAGAAGGAAAGGATAAAGGCAGCATTATAGCCTCGCAGGCCCAGAGGGCACATAGGTAATGCTGTTCCTCAGCCGCGGCCGCACGCTGAGATTCCACGAGTTTTTTAATGAGGCTCCTCGCACGGTTCTAGAGAAATATATGGAGACGGGTTTCACTGGGCGCATACAGATAAATACACCGGATTACTATGTCGAGATAGAGCTTCTTGACGGAAAACCGGTCGCGATAATTGCGCGAGAACAGGGCACTGGCTCCATAATGAAGGGCAAAGACGCGCTAAAGATCCTAGGAAGAGTACTTGATTCTAAAGAGGGGTTCGCAGAGATAGTTGAGCTCAGTAAGGAAAACATTGGAATAGATCTTGAATCAGAGCCGGAGGCAGCCATAGATCAGAGTGAGCTTA from Pyrofollis japonicus harbors:
- a CDS encoding roadblock/LC7 domain-containing protein; this translates as MSEFTRIQGVNGAAVISKDGFVIDAVIPGGEEIDPDALAAMIITVYGASERVGSELKLGNLDMVMLEFANNYVLLEDLGDAVFTVIADKRAYLGRIRYEMKKQKERIKAAL